A genome region from Physeter macrocephalus isolate SW-GA chromosome 4, ASM283717v5, whole genome shotgun sequence includes the following:
- the GJA5 gene encoding gap junction alpha-5 protein isoform X1, which translates to MGDWSFLGEFLEEAHKHSTVIGKVWLTVLFIFRMLVLGTAAESSWGDEQADFQCDTIQPGCENVCYDQAFPISHIRYWVLQIIFVSTPSLVYLGHAVHTVRMQEKRKLREGERAKEVRGAASYEYPAAEKTELSCWEEVNGRIPLQGSLLNTYVFSILIRTTMEVAFIVGQYLLYGIFLDTLHVCRRSPCPHPVNCYVSRPTEKNVFIVFMLAVAGLSLFLSLAELYHLGWKKIRQRFVKSQQGMDECQLPGPSARIVQSCTPPPDFNQCLENGPGGKFFNPFSNKMASQQNTDNLATEQVRGQEQIPGEGFIHIRYAQKPEVPNEGSPGHRLPHGYQSDKRRLSKASSKARSDDLSV; encoded by the coding sequence ATGGGTGACTGGAGCTTCCTGGGAGAGTTCCTGGAGGAAGCACACAAGCATTCCACGGTGATCGGTAAGGTCTGGCTCACCGTCCTCTTCATATTCCGCATGCTGGTGCTGGGCACGGCTGCCGAGTCCTCCTGGGGGGACGAGCAGGCTGATTTCCAGTGTGATACGATTCAACCTGGTTGCGAGAACGTCTGCTATGACCAAGCCTTCCCTATCTCCCACATTCGCTATTGGGTGCTGCAGATCATCTtcgtctccacaccctctctagtgTACTTGGGCCACGCCGTGCACACGGTGCGCATGCAGGAGAAGCGGAAGCTACGGGAGGGCGAGAGGGCCAAAGAGGTTCGGGGCGCTGCCTCTTACGAGTACCCAGCGGCCGAGAAGACAGAGCTGTCCTGCTGGGAAGAAGTGAATGGAAGGATTCCCCTCCAGGGCAGTCTGCTCAACACTTACGTCTTCAGCATCCTGATCCGCACCACCATGGAGGTGGCCTTCATCGTGGGCCAGTACCTCCTCTATGGCATCTTCCTGGACACCCTGCATGTCTGCCGCAGGAGTCCCTGTCCCCATCCTGTCAACTGTTATGTGTCCCGGCCCACGGAGAAGAATGTCTTCATTGTCTTTATGCTGGCTGTGGCCGGACTGTCCCTTTTCCTCAGCCTTGCTGAACTCTACCACCTGGGCTGGAAAAAGATCAGACAGCGATTTGTCAAGTCACAGCAGGGCATGGATGAGTGCCAGCTTCCTGGCCCCTCTGCCCGCATAGTCCAGAGCTGCACACCACCCCCTGACTTCAATCAGTGCCTGGAGAATGGCCCTGGGGGGAAATTCTTCAATCCATTCAGTAACAAGATGGCCTCTCAGCAGAACACAGATAACCTGGCCACTGAGCAAGTGCGAGGCCAGGAGCAGATTCCTGGAGAGGGTTTCATTCATATCCGTTATGCCCAGAAGCCTGAGGTACCCAATGAAGGCTCCCCGGGTCACCGCCTCCCCCATGGCTACCAGAGTGACAAGCGCCGTCTCAGCAAGGCCAGCAGCAAGGCCAGGTCAGATGACCTATCAGTGTGA
- the GJA5 gene encoding gap junction alpha-5 protein isoform X2 has translation MGDWSFLGEFLEEAHKHSTVIVYLGHAVHTVRMQEKRKLREGERAKEVRGAASYEYPAAEKTELSCWEEVNGRIPLQGSLLNTYVFSILIRTTMEVAFIVGQYLLYGIFLDTLHVCRRSPCPHPVNCYVSRPTEKNVFIVFMLAVAGLSLFLSLAELYHLGWKKIRQRFVKSQQGMDECQLPGPSARIVQSCTPPPDFNQCLENGPGGKFFNPFSNKMASQQNTDNLATEQVRGQEQIPGEGFIHIRYAQKPEVPNEGSPGHRLPHGYQSDKRRLSKASSKARSDDLSV, from the exons ATGGGTGACTGGAGCTTCCTGGGAGAGTTCCTGGAGGAAGCACACAAGCATTCCACGGTGATCG tgTACTTGGGCCACGCCGTGCACACGGTGCGCATGCAGGAGAAGCGGAAGCTACGGGAGGGCGAGAGGGCCAAAGAGGTTCGGGGCGCTGCCTCTTACGAGTACCCAGCGGCCGAGAAGACAGAGCTGTCCTGCTGGGAAGAAGTGAATGGAAGGATTCCCCTCCAGGGCAGTCTGCTCAACACTTACGTCTTCAGCATCCTGATCCGCACCACCATGGAGGTGGCCTTCATCGTGGGCCAGTACCTCCTCTATGGCATCTTCCTGGACACCCTGCATGTCTGCCGCAGGAGTCCCTGTCCCCATCCTGTCAACTGTTATGTGTCCCGGCCCACGGAGAAGAATGTCTTCATTGTCTTTATGCTGGCTGTGGCCGGACTGTCCCTTTTCCTCAGCCTTGCTGAACTCTACCACCTGGGCTGGAAAAAGATCAGACAGCGATTTGTCAAGTCACAGCAGGGCATGGATGAGTGCCAGCTTCCTGGCCCCTCTGCCCGCATAGTCCAGAGCTGCACACCACCCCCTGACTTCAATCAGTGCCTGGAGAATGGCCCTGGGGGGAAATTCTTCAATCCATTCAGTAACAAGATGGCCTCTCAGCAGAACACAGATAACCTGGCCACTGAGCAAGTGCGAGGCCAGGAGCAGATTCCTGGAGAGGGTTTCATTCATATCCGTTATGCCCAGAAGCCTGAGGTACCCAATGAAGGCTCCCCGGGTCACCGCCTCCCCCATGGCTACCAGAGTGACAAGCGCCGTCTCAGCAAGGCCAGCAGCAAGGCCAGGTCAGATGACCTATCAGTGTGA